A single region of the Gossypium arboreum isolate Shixiya-1 chromosome 12, ASM2569848v2, whole genome shotgun sequence genome encodes:
- the LOC108486351 gene encoding inorganic pyrophosphatase TTM1 isoform X1, which yields MAQDTSSVAESPRRRSGLLRDQVQLIKRKDCDRYEIVPIEDKLSFEKGFFIVIRACQLLAQKNDGLILVGVAGPSGAGKTVFTEKVLNFMPSIAVITMDNYNDASRIIDGNFDDPRLTDYNTLLENIHGLKAGKPVQVPIYDFKSSSRIGYRTLEVPSSRIVIIEGIYALSDKLRPLIDLRVSVTGGVHFDLVKRVLRDIQRAGQEPEEIIHQISETVYPMYKAFIEPDLETAHIKIINKFNPFTGFQNPTYILKSTRLVTLDQIKEVVSEEHKETIEETYDIYLLPPGEDPEACQSYLRMRNRDGKYNLMFEEWVTDSPFIISPRITFEVSVRLLGGLMALGYTIAAILKRSSHVFSDDKVSVKIDWLEQLNRKYVQVQGRDRLFVKFIAEQLGLEGSYVPRTYIEQIQLEKLVNDVMALPDDLKTKLSIDDDLVSSPKEALSRASADRRMKYLSRISHSYATQRDKNLPKLTKLAINSRRFDGRAPESPTPVVNPGVVTQLSEQISTLNERMDKFTSSIEELNSKFSTRTISASQQNLAVQAEACNGSLPTSLFVTGLGNGSLTGSLMPHSSSSSQLARESPLMEEVLVIARAQRQIMHQLDNLSNLIHEYRGERCRQERNDRSNRAIDVETIGVPLIFTLAIGGLGVILFRNLTSQK from the exons ATGGCTCAAGATACCTCTTCTGTTGCTGAATCACCTCGACGGCGCTCTGGTCTTCTGCGAGACCAGGTGCAGTTGATTAAAAGAAAAGACTGTGATCGCTATGAGATCGTTCCAATCGAAGATAAACTTTCCTTCGAGAAAGGTTTTTTCATTGTAATTCGTGCATGCCAATTATTGGCTCAAAAGAATGATGGATTGATTTTAGTTGGAGTAGCTGGGCCATCTGGAGCTGGAAAGACTGTGTTCACAGAGAAGGTGCTCAACTTTATGCCCAGTATAGCTGTCATAACCATGGACAACTACAATGATGCTAGCCGTATCATTGACGGAAACTTTGATG ACCCACGGCTGACTGATTACAACACACTGCTTGAAAATATTCACGGTTTAAAAGCGGGGAAACCTGTTCAAGTTCCAATATATGACTTCAAGTCTAGCTCTCGCATAGGATACAG GACACTTGAAGTGCCTAGCTCCCGCATCGTGATTATTGAAGGAATATATGCCTTAAGTGACAAATTGCGGCCTTTAATAGATCTTCGTGTATCTGTCACTGGGGGTGTTCACTTTGACCTTGTCAAGAGAGTGTTACGGGACATTCAACGTGCTGGCCAAGAGCCTGAAGAAATTATCCATCAAATCTCTGAAACG GTATATCCTATGTACAAGGCTTTTATTGAGCCAGATCTCGAAACAGCACATATTAAAATCATCAACAAGTTTAATCCGTTCACTGGATTTCAGAATCCTACTTATATTTTGAAG TCTACAAGGTTGGTGACACTGGATCAAATTAAGGAAGTTGTATCTGAGGAACACAAAGAAACTATAGAGGAAACATACGACATTTATCTTCTACCCCCTGGTGAAGATCCCGAAGCATGTCAGTCATATCTGAGGATGAGGAACAGGGATGGCAAATACAATCTCATGTTTGAG GAATGGGTTACTGACAGTCCCTTCATAATATCACCAAGAATAACTTTTGAAGTTAGCGTGCGTCTTCTTGGAGGACTAATGGCTTTGGGGTATACAATTGCAGCCATCTTGAAAAGAAGTAGCCATGTCTTTTCTGATGATAAGGTGTCCGTGAAGATCGATTGGCTGGAGCAACTCAATCGCAAATACGTTCAG GTGCAAGGTCGAGATCGCCTATTTGTTAAATTCATAGCTGAGCAATTGGGTTTGGAAGGTTCATATGTTCCTCGTACTTACATTGAACAAATCCAGCTGGAgaagcttgtaaatgatgttatg GCATTACCAGATGATTTGAAAACAAAGCTTAGCATTGATGATGACTTAGTTTCAAGTCCTAAAGAAGCCCTTTCCCGAGCCTCTGCTGATCGGAGAATGAAGTATCTCAGCCG TATCTCACACTCGTACGCGACCCAACGGGACAAGAATTTGCCGAAGCTGACAAAACTTGCTATTAACAGTAGAAGGTTTGATGGAAGGGCACCAGAGTCACCTACTCCAGTAGTGAATCCG GGAGTTGTTACACAGCTCTCGGAGCAAATTTCAACTTTGAATGAAAGGATGGATAAGTTCACGTCAAGTATAGAAGAATTGAATTCCAAGTTCTCTACCAGGACCATTTCGGCTAGCCAACAAAATTTAGCTGTGCAGGCCGAAGCCTGCAATGGTTCTTTACCGACATCTCTTTTCGTAACTGGCTTGGGTAATGGTTCACTAACTGGTTCACTAATGCCTCATTCTTCATCTTCTTCCCAGTTGGCTAGAGAGTCCCCACTCATGGAAGAG GTCCTAGTTATTGCAAGAGCACAACGCCAGATTATGCATCAGTTAGACAATCTGAGCAATCTAATACATGAATACCGGGGAGAAAGATGTCGCCAAGAAAGGAACGATCGATCAAACAGAGCAATTGACGTTGAGACTATTGGTGTTCCGCTTATCTTTACTCTAGCAATTGGTGGTTTAGGAGTAATTTTGTTTAGGAATCTAACATCCCAAAAGTAA
- the LOC108486351 gene encoding inorganic pyrophosphatase TTM1 isoform X2, producing the protein MMLAVSLTETLMYYETDPRLTDYNTLLENIHGLKAGKPVQVPIYDFKSSSRIGYRTLEVPSSRIVIIEGIYALSDKLRPLIDLRVSVTGGVHFDLVKRVLRDIQRAGQEPEEIIHQISETVYPMYKAFIEPDLETAHIKIINKFNPFTGFQNPTYILKSTRLVTLDQIKEVVSEEHKETIEETYDIYLLPPGEDPEACQSYLRMRNRDGKYNLMFEEWVTDSPFIISPRITFEVSVRLLGGLMALGYTIAAILKRSSHVFSDDKVSVKIDWLEQLNRKYVQVQGRDRLFVKFIAEQLGLEGSYVPRTYIEQIQLEKLVNDVMALPDDLKTKLSIDDDLVSSPKEALSRASADRRMKYLSRISHSYATQRDKNLPKLTKLAINSRRFDGRAPESPTPVVNPGVVTQLSEQISTLNERMDKFTSSIEELNSKFSTRTISASQQNLAVQAEACNGSLPTSLFVTGLGNGSLTGSLMPHSSSSSQLARESPLMEEVLVIARAQRQIMHQLDNLSNLIHEYRGERCRQERNDRSNRAIDVETIGVPLIFTLAIGGLGVILFRNLTSQK; encoded by the exons ATGATGCTAGCCGTATCATTGACGGAAACTTTGATG TATTATGAAACAGACCCACGGCTGACTGATTACAACACACTGCTTGAAAATATTCACGGTTTAAAAGCGGGGAAACCTGTTCAAGTTCCAATATATGACTTCAAGTCTAGCTCTCGCATAGGATACAG GACACTTGAAGTGCCTAGCTCCCGCATCGTGATTATTGAAGGAATATATGCCTTAAGTGACAAATTGCGGCCTTTAATAGATCTTCGTGTATCTGTCACTGGGGGTGTTCACTTTGACCTTGTCAAGAGAGTGTTACGGGACATTCAACGTGCTGGCCAAGAGCCTGAAGAAATTATCCATCAAATCTCTGAAACG GTATATCCTATGTACAAGGCTTTTATTGAGCCAGATCTCGAAACAGCACATATTAAAATCATCAACAAGTTTAATCCGTTCACTGGATTTCAGAATCCTACTTATATTTTGAAG TCTACAAGGTTGGTGACACTGGATCAAATTAAGGAAGTTGTATCTGAGGAACACAAAGAAACTATAGAGGAAACATACGACATTTATCTTCTACCCCCTGGTGAAGATCCCGAAGCATGTCAGTCATATCTGAGGATGAGGAACAGGGATGGCAAATACAATCTCATGTTTGAG GAATGGGTTACTGACAGTCCCTTCATAATATCACCAAGAATAACTTTTGAAGTTAGCGTGCGTCTTCTTGGAGGACTAATGGCTTTGGGGTATACAATTGCAGCCATCTTGAAAAGAAGTAGCCATGTCTTTTCTGATGATAAGGTGTCCGTGAAGATCGATTGGCTGGAGCAACTCAATCGCAAATACGTTCAG GTGCAAGGTCGAGATCGCCTATTTGTTAAATTCATAGCTGAGCAATTGGGTTTGGAAGGTTCATATGTTCCTCGTACTTACATTGAACAAATCCAGCTGGAgaagcttgtaaatgatgttatg GCATTACCAGATGATTTGAAAACAAAGCTTAGCATTGATGATGACTTAGTTTCAAGTCCTAAAGAAGCCCTTTCCCGAGCCTCTGCTGATCGGAGAATGAAGTATCTCAGCCG TATCTCACACTCGTACGCGACCCAACGGGACAAGAATTTGCCGAAGCTGACAAAACTTGCTATTAACAGTAGAAGGTTTGATGGAAGGGCACCAGAGTCACCTACTCCAGTAGTGAATCCG GGAGTTGTTACACAGCTCTCGGAGCAAATTTCAACTTTGAATGAAAGGATGGATAAGTTCACGTCAAGTATAGAAGAATTGAATTCCAAGTTCTCTACCAGGACCATTTCGGCTAGCCAACAAAATTTAGCTGTGCAGGCCGAAGCCTGCAATGGTTCTTTACCGACATCTCTTTTCGTAACTGGCTTGGGTAATGGTTCACTAACTGGTTCACTAATGCCTCATTCTTCATCTTCTTCCCAGTTGGCTAGAGAGTCCCCACTCATGGAAGAG GTCCTAGTTATTGCAAGAGCACAACGCCAGATTATGCATCAGTTAGACAATCTGAGCAATCTAATACATGAATACCGGGGAGAAAGATGTCGCCAAGAAAGGAACGATCGATCAAACAGAGCAATTGACGTTGAGACTATTGGTGTTCCGCTTATCTTTACTCTAGCAATTGGTGGTTTAGGAGTAATTTTGTTTAGGAATCTAACATCCCAAAAGTAA
- the LOC108486353 gene encoding H/ACA ribonucleoprotein complex subunit 2-like protein, whose translation MGSDSEAEKSQQRKEKEKKKMLAVAPIAKPLAGKRLCKKTFKLVRKAAEHKCLKRGVKEVVKSIRRGHKGLCVIAGNISPIDVITHVPILCEEADIPYVYVPSKEDLATAGATKRPTCCVLVLTKPTKGELDPSEQEKIKADYSQVVADISELTSSLF comes from the exons ATGGGGAGCGATAGTGAAGCCGAGAAGTCGCAGCAGCGGaaggagaaggagaagaagaagatgtTAGCCGTTGCTCCCATTGCAAAGCCACTCGCTGGCAAAAGGCTGTGTAAGAAAACCTTCAAGCTCGTCCGCAAag CTGCTGAGCACAAATGCTTGAAGAGAGGAGTAAAGGAAGTGGTTAAAAGTATTCGTCGTGGTCATAAAgg ATTATGTGTTATAGCTGGAAACATATCTCCTATTGATGTCATAACTCATGTTCCGATTCTATGTGAAGAGGCAGACATTCCCTATGTTTATGTTCCTTCGAAAGAA GATCTTGCAACTGCAGGAGCTACCAAGAGACCAACGTGCTGCGTTCTGGTGCTAACTAAGCCAACCAAAGGCGAACTAGACCCTTCAGAACAAGAAAAGATAAAGGCCGATTATAGCCAGGTAGTAGCAGATATATCTGAGCTTACATCCTCACTCTTTTAA